In Campylobacter sp. VBCF_01 NA2, one DNA window encodes the following:
- a CDS encoding TM2 domain-containing protein — MQTLPQNAPKFHLNTAYTLYLTLGVFSAHRFYLKKNVSAIFQLLGGLGFIIFVCFLVAYALISNDSALEILRSIRPSLEFDDQDTLRARENLIKPIMVFALPNLAYLAWIIHDFFNLEKMVDSANLSAGCEIENLSDNPSENPSQSLNFEEKSTNLASARQLAYIGCGLLILMAVLNIFGTKINGAELASTAGQICLAMSAYFIASTICSKTLLRNLTLFVVFDGLALIPFLMMMFGDKSLVVFVFGAVFTGLGACFALLIYKELFQTSGCEIFVKAFFVYALSCVIGLVLVYFNPILAIIAVQICSIINSLFIIACAKDSRNFEISKNNYYFTNLKFHISEFNKIKS, encoded by the coding sequence ATGCAAACCCTCCCGCAAAACGCGCCTAAATTTCACCTCAACACCGCCTACACGCTCTATTTGACACTAGGGGTTTTTAGCGCGCACAGATTTTATCTGAAAAAAAATGTAAGCGCGATTTTCCAGCTTCTTGGCGGACTTGGGTTTATCATCTTTGTCTGCTTTTTGGTGGCGTATGCTTTGATATCAAACGATAGCGCGCTCGAAATTTTGCGCTCCATAAGGCCAAGCCTCGAATTTGACGACCAAGATACACTTAGGGCTAGGGAAAATTTAATAAAACCGATTATGGTCTTTGCACTGCCAAATTTAGCCTATTTGGCGTGGATAATACACGATTTTTTCAATTTAGAAAAAATGGTAGATAGCGCAAATCTTAGCGCAGGGTGCGAGATCGAAAATTTAAGCGATAATCCCAGCGAAAATCCCAGCCAAAGCCTAAATTTCGAAGAAAAAAGCACGAATTTAGCCTCGGCTAGACAGCTAGCTTACATTGGGTGCGGACTTTTGATTTTAATGGCAGTTTTAAACATTTTTGGCACCAAAATTAATGGCGCCGAACTCGCCTCAACAGCGGGGCAAATCTGCCTTGCAATGAGCGCGTATTTCATCGCTAGCACAATTTGCTCAAAGACGCTTTTGCGAAATTTAACCCTTTTTGTCGTATTTGACGGCCTTGCGCTAATCCCGTTTTTGATGATGATGTTTGGGGATAAAAGCCTGGTTGTATTTGTTTTCGGCGCAGTATTTACGGGGCTTGGCGCATGCTTTGCTCTGCTGATTTACAAAGAGCTTTTCCAGACGAGCGGGTGCGAAATTTTCGTTAAGGCGTTTTTTGTATATGCGCTCTCGTGCGTGATTGGGCTAGTTTTAGTCTATTTTAATCCGATTTTAGCGATAATCGCGGTGCAAATTTGCTCGATTATAAATTCGCTTTTTATCATTGCTTGTGCCAAAGATAGCCGAAATTTCGAAATTTCGAAAAACAACTATTATTTTACGAATTTGAAATTTCACATTAGCGAATTTAACAAAATCAAATCATAA
- the tpx gene encoding thiol peroxidase, protein MQVKFLGNPVNLGGNEVKVGEAAPEVVVAGKDLEDIVIGKSEKKQIIVAVPSLDTPVCASEARKFNEKAASLPNTEVIVVSMDLPFAMGRFCTTEGIENLRTASDFRAKKFAKSYGILIEDSALAGLNARAVFVISGGVIAYKDIMAEITEEPNYEAVLEAAKNA, encoded by the coding sequence ATGCAAGTAAAATTTTTAGGAAACCCCGTAAATTTGGGCGGAAATGAAGTAAAAGTCGGCGAGGCTGCGCCAGAAGTTGTAGTCGCTGGCAAGGATTTAGAAGATATCGTAATTGGCAAAAGCGAGAAAAAACAAATCATCGTAGCCGTTCCGTCGTTAGATACGCCAGTTTGCGCTAGCGAGGCTCGCAAATTCAACGAAAAAGCAGCAAGCTTGCCAAATACCGAAGTAATCGTGGTTTCAATGGATTTGCCGTTTGCAATGGGTAGATTTTGCACGACAGAGGGTATCGAAAACTTGCGCACAGCGAGCGATTTTAGAGCGAAAAAATTCGCCAAAAGCTATGGAATTTTAATCGAAGATAGCGCGCTAGCAGGGCTAAATGCAAGAGCGGTTTTCGTCATCAGCGGCGGCGTAATTGCATACAAAGACATCATGGCTGAAATCACCGAAGAGCCGAACTACGAAGCAGTTTTAGAGGCTGCAAAAAACGCATAA
- a CDS encoding 4Fe-4S dicluster domain-containing protein has protein sequence MNSLINKNHKKEKNLAMVIIGDRCIGCDACYVACKTEWEVPLFKEAYRTRVFEVENEDNAGNPILNFLPVLCNHCENSPCVAVCPTEASFKREKDGIVIVDPSLCIGCKACMVACPYNARYYDEHKQSVDKCTFCAPRVDKGLLPACVTTCVGKSRNFGDLNDPNSDVSQILAKATSITRLKESDGLEPNVYYVTINS, from the coding sequence ATGAACTCACTAATAAATAAAAATCACAAAAAAGAAAAAAACCTAGCTATGGTGATTATCGGCGATCGCTGTATCGGGTGCGATGCGTGTTATGTAGCGTGTAAAACCGAGTGGGAAGTGCCGCTTTTCAAAGAAGCGTATCGCACAAGGGTTTTTGAAGTCGAAAACGAAGACAACGCAGGAAATCCGATTTTAAATTTCTTGCCTGTGCTTTGTAACCACTGCGAAAACTCCCCTTGCGTGGCAGTTTGCCCGACAGAAGCTAGTTTCAAGCGCGAAAAAGACGGCATCGTCATCGTCGATCCCTCTCTTTGTATAGGGTGCAAGGCGTGTATGGTAGCCTGTCCGTATAATGCCAGATATTACGACGAACACAAGCAAAGCGTCGATAAATGCACATTTTGCGCCCCAAGAGTGGATAAAGGTTTGCTTCCGGCTTGTGTAACCACCTGCGTGGGAAAATCGCGAAATTTTGGCGATTTAAATGACCCAAATAGTGATGTTTCGCAAATTTTGGCTAAGGCGACAAGTATAACTCGCCTAAAAGAGAGCGACGGACTTGAACCAAATGTTTATTATGTGACGATAAATTCATAG